TGCAGGCGGCGGTCTGGCAGCGGCCCTGGCCCTGATGGCGAGAGACAAGGGCGGTCCTGCCCTCTGCTTCCAGCTTCCGCTGTATCCGATGCTGGATGACCGCAACACTACACCTTCCAGCTATGAGGTGACGCACCCTGCGGTGTGGAACCGGGCGAACAATCTGGTGGCATGGGAGATGTACCTGGGCGGTCCTGCCGGGGGCACAGACATCTCCCCGTATGCGGCACCCGGCCGTGCGGATCAACTGGCGGGGCTTCCGCCCGCCTATACCTGCGTCGGACAGCTCGACCCGTTCCGGGATGAGACGATTGACTACGTGGCCCGGCTGGCACAGGCCGGTGTAGAAGTGGAGTTTCACCTCTACCCGGGGGGCTATCATGGCTTCGAGCACGTTGTCCCTGCAGCCGAGATCAGCCGCAGAGCCAGAGAAGGCTATATCCATGCGCTGGCAAGAGCCTTGAACTCTTAAATTATAAAAAGAGGACGGGTTTTTGAAAGTATTGCGTACACAGAAACCATAGAATGAATAGGACGCAAGGATATTGGAGTGCCAAGGGGGAGTGCGGGTGTTTAGACTCGGAGAGATAATACGGTTTGAAAATCAGGCGAACGATGTGTTAACAGTGGGCGAGCTGCTCGTGGATATGATCTCTAATGAGTATGGCGAGGACACGGTATGTGATGGGTATACCCGGTATTTTGGCGGATCGCCTTCGAATATTGCCATTAATGCAGGAAAGCTGGGCATCCGGTCGCATGTGGCTTCGGCGGTGGGCAGGGATAGCCTGGGCAACTTTCTGATGAACCGGCTGCAGAGCGC
The sequence above is a segment of the Paenibacillus sp. FSL R7-0204 genome. Coding sequences within it:
- a CDS encoding alpha/beta hydrolase, with the protein product MDFIHRVAPELREGIAGLPPLHLPEDLAAARNMVPLPTEPSDCVRITERVLIAGSGPVRIRIYEPAQRSEHKLPALLWTHGGGYILGQPSGDDALCESFVLAANCVVVSPDYRLAPEHPYPAAIEDSYAALVWLADINNGLSIDLSRIAVGGASAGGGLAAALALMARDKGGPALCFQLPLYPMLDDRNTTPSSYEVTHPAVWNRANNLVAWEMYLGGPAGGTDISPYAAPGRADQLAGLPPAYTCVGQLDPFRDETIDYVARLAQAGVEVEFHLYPGGYHGFEHVVPAAEISRRAREGYIHALARALNS